The stretch of DNA GACGAGAAGTTTGATCCCAATTTCATAAAGGAACTCAAAAGGTGAGTGCTAGTGCATGTGTGGGGAGagtacaataaataaacaaaacaattctGAACATTCATTCCAGGCAAGTGCACACACTGGATGCCGTGCTGCTATCCCATCCAGACGCCTATCATTTGGGCGCCCTGCCCTATCTGGTGGGGAAACTGGGACTCAATTGTCCCATTTATGCCACGATACCAGTCTTCAAGATGGGACAGATGTTCATGTATGATCTGTACATGTCCCACTTCAACATGGGAGACTTTGATCTGTTCTCGCTGGACGATGTGGACACCGCCTTCGAGAAGATCACCCAGCTGAAGTACAACCAAACAGTTTCGCTGAAGGGCAAAGGCTATGGCATATCCATAACGCCTCTGAATGCTGGCCACATGATTGGCGGCACCATTTGGAAGATAGTCAAGGTCGGCGAGGAGGATATTGTCTATGCCACCGACTTCAACCACAAGAAGGAGCGCCATCTGAGTGGCTGCGAGCTGGACCGACTGCAGCGACCGTCGCTGCTCATAACCGACGCCTACAATGCACAATACCAGCAGGCGCGACGACGTGCCCGCGACGAGAAGCTAATGACGAACATTCTGCAAACCGTGAGGAACAATGGAAATGTTCTCATAGCCGCAGACACGGCGGGTCggatgctggagctggcccACATGCTGGATCAGCTGTGGAAGAACAAAGAGTCGGGCCTGATGGCCTACTCGCTGGCCCTGCTGAACAACGTCAGCTACAACGTGGTGGAGTTCGCCAAGTCACAGATCGAGTGGATGAGCGACAAGCTGACCAAAGCCTTTGAGGGAGCTCGCAACAATCCGTTCCAGTTCAAGCACATCCAGCTGTGCCACACGCTGGCGGATGTCTACAAGCTGCCGGCCGGCCCGAAGGTGGTGCTGGCCAGCACCCCTGACCTGGAGAGCGGTTTTACGCGAGATCTCTTCATTCAGTGGGCCAGCAAtgccaacaacagcatcatTCTGACCACACGCACCTCGCCCGGCACCTTGGCCATGGACCTGGTGGAGAACTATGCGCCGGGCAGGCAAATCGAGTTGGACGTGCGTAGGCGCGTGGACCTGGAAGGAGCCGAACTGGAGGAGTACCTGCGCACACAAGGCGAGAAGATTAATCCGCTGATTGCCAAGCCGGAACCCGAGGAGGAGAGCAGTTCCGAGTCTGAAGATGACATCGAGATGAGCGTCATCACGGGCAAACACGATATTGTCGTTCGCCCCGAGGGACGTCATCATTCCGGCTTCTTCAAGTCGAACAAACGCCACCATGTGATGTTCCCCTACCACGAGGAGAAGATCAAGTACGACGAATACGGCGAGATCATCAATCTGGAAGACTATCGCATTGCGGACATGAACAACACCGAGTTCCCACCCGAGGAGCCGAACAAGGAAAATGTGAAGAAGGAGGAGCCGGGCACAGGCATTGAACAGCCGGCCAATGGTGACATGGACACCGATGtccagctgctggagaagccCACAAAGCTGATTAATCAACGCAAAATGATCGAAGTGAATGCACAAATCCAACGGATCGACTTCGAGGGCCGCTCGGATGGGGAATCCATGCTGAAAATTCTCTCCCAGCTGCGACCGCGTCGCGTCATCGTTGTCCATGGCACCGAAGAGGGCACCCAGGTGGTGGCCAAACATTGCGAGCAGAATGTGGGCGCACGCGTCTTCACGCCGCAAAAGGGCGAGATCATCGATGTGACCACAGAGATTCACATCTATCAAGTGCGTCTGACCGAGGGTCTGGTCTCCCAGCTGCAGTTCCAGAAGGGCAAGGATGCCGAGGTGGCCTGGGTCGATGGCCGTCTGGGCATGCGTCTGAAAGCCATCGACGCTCCACCCACGGCCATGGAGGTGACCGTCGAGCAGGATGCGGCCATGCAGGAGGGCAAAACTCTGACACTAGAGACACTCGAGGAGGACGAGATTCCCGTCCACAATTCGGTGCTCATCAACGAGTTGAAGCTCTCGGACTTTAAGCAGATTCTCCTGCGCAACAACATCAACTCGGAGTTCTCGGGCGGCGTGCTCTGGTGCACCAATGGCACCCTGGCGCTGCGGCGCGTCGATGCCGGCAAAGTGGCCATGGAAGGCTGCTTGTCGGAGGAATATTACAAGATCAGGGAGCTGCTCTACGAGCAGTATGCGATCGTCTAAGATTAAACTTTACTCTATTTCTATTTGTGCAAGTTTTTTCGTggttacttttattttatttaacatttattcaGAGAAATTGCGCCATGGGATCTTCATCGCGTGGCCGCTTCCTCTTCCATTCCTCGATCTCGTCCTCGGTGGGCGCCTTCACATCGTACATGCTGTTGTAGGGTCTCTTGCGATCGTCCAAGTCCtcttgcattttcttttctgttgccGCCGCCTTCTCCTTGGCTTCCTTTTCTTTCGCCTCCTTGCGCTTGCGCTGCTCCTTGGCcttctttcgcttttctcGCTTCTTGGACTTCTTCTTTGACTTTTTCTTCTCGCGCACAtctggctcctcctcctccgaggATGATTCCGAACTTGGCGCAGATTCTGCCTCCGAGGCGACCTTCTCCGGTGGTTCATCTTCTTGGATTCTGGTTTCGACTTCAGCGGATGTTTCTACAGGTTCTGCTGGGGCGGAGCTGttcgcctgctgctgatggtctGAATAGCCTTCCGGCTCCTGCATGCCCACGCAGTAGGAGTTCTTGATGAAGGACTTGCAGCACTTGTAGCCCCAGCGGCCGGCATTCCAGAAGCTGCCCCACACTGTCGTGTGGTTGTTGATGTACACATCCTCCTCGTAGATACTGCGCGCCTTCGGCTTCTCCACGCCCTTGATGACCTTGCCGCTGCGCGAATACTCAATGTACTCCTCGGtctgggccagcagcagcgacttgGGCGGCACCTTCAGATGCTCCTCGCCACCATATTTCTCCACAATGTGAGTTTTTGTCTGCAAGGAAGGAATCATGAAGATATTTCatgataaatattaaatgtcgCGACTTACACTTGACTTGAACTGTTCCTTCTTCTGTTCGTACTCCTTttggagcagctccagcttcgTGGGCTCAGCCAGCAGATGAACATCCACGCCCTTGCCATGGGCCTCCCAGGCAAACAGTTGAGCCGTGGCCTGCGCTGTTGTGTCGCCCGAAAAGCGCACAAAGTTCTCCCCAGCAAACTCGGCTCTAGAAATGGATAATTTATTAGATACTGATTGAGTGTCTGTTTTGCTTGCAGCACTTACTCCTCCGCAGGCGTTGCTGGATTCGGATTGTCACGCATAGAGCGTGTCTTGGGGTCGTAGTAGGCGGAATTGGGATCCAAATTTCTCAGATATTTCGCTGTATCCTCGCGAATACGCAAATTTCGCACAGTAATCCGCTGCTTGGAGTCCACCTTTGTGCCTGGCATGTCCACTTCATCGACGTACTTGTCCTCGTTGCCCTCCTCGTCCGAGATTTCCGCATCGGGATCTGATTAGGGTGGAAAATGTGAGAATTCATCCATGAAAGTGAGCAAATTATTTCCTTACCATTTTTAAGCTTTTCCGCTTTAAGCTGCCGCTTGGCCTCCTCCACTTTCTCGTACTCTTCGACAATCTCCCGGTGATTGGCCGGATCGTAGGAGCTCCAGCGATCACGTTTCTCGTCGTAGTTAATGGAGGCTTCGCTCACGATGTGCTCGTCGTGGACCACAATCGATTCGGCATACCTCGCCTGCACCTTGCGCGGCCGCTCCAGGCAATCCTTTCTCTTGTGCGACATGGCGCCGCAGTTCTCGCAGGCGCCCTTCCGGAACTTGGTCACTATTTTGGTGGTGTCCAGGCCCTTGGGTGCCCGCTTGTCCAGCTGCCCCTGCTCATCCTCGTGCTGTGGCCGCTGATGCTTCAGTGTGGGCCCCTGGGTGCCATAGTACCAGGGCGCGTTCGAGATGTACTGCGGAATGTGCGGATTGATGTCGCGACCCTCCTCATCGACGGCGGCTGGGGCTGTTCCCGCTTTTCTCGCCTCCTCCAACTCCTTGGCTTTGCGCCAATCCTCGCGGGACTTTTTCTTTGGCTCCTCCTCGGCATCCTGGTCAGCTTTGTTGTTGATTATCTGCGAGACGGGAGTACGCACTATCCCCGAACTCATTTTGGATAAGGGATTGTCACTTTAAATCACTATTTCTGCTCAAATTCTGTTTCGTTGAGACCCGTGAAGTGAAACATAAACATGTATTCAGTGTGACCAAAGCTagttaaaatgtaaaaaatataccacaaAATAGATTAAATACGGTCACCCTGACAGTTATCCCTTATTCAGCTTTAGAACATTTTGGTGCCGTTTCACTCATTTTAAACATATCGAgctattttaaattattatattGCAGTAACTCAAGTTGATCACCTTTTCTAGTGGTGCATTTTCATAAAAAGTCAAGTGGGTTAATGTGAACTTAGTGGTTCGTTCACTCATGAACGACACGAAAAAATGAGCGTGATCCAGTCAGTGGTTGTACAACActcgttttttcttctttgtcCGTATGCAACACTTTGGCGTGaatttttatcaattaataCACACACGACACGAATTAAATCGAGGAAATATTCAACCCAGCAATGCACAACTATTGTCaggaatggaaaatgttggaTACGTGATTGTGTGATTCGCGAAGTGccagaaaaaacaaagaaaatccCGTGAGATACAACCAATTTCAACTGTGCAAACAgggtgcgtgtgcgtgtgcgtgcatctgtatctgtgtgtgtgggttctAGTGTCAAGGCATCCTTAATTTTTTCGCACACATAGCTCAACATTTTTTCTCTAATATACCAacaatagagagagaaagagagggagtgagagcgccagaaagagagcgccagcagcaacgcGGAGAGAGCAAAGGTAAGGTAATTGAGGTGTAATGTAACGTAATGTAAACGCGCTGCGCTCTCTTCTATTTTCTCTCACCCACACCAACGCGCACACTCAGATTCGCCTTCGTTTTTCCCAATTAGAATATtacaaattttccaattgTGTTTTCTAATGTTAATCCGgatttaatattaattctaATTCTATCCAATGCGGAATCCGGACCTGTAAATCGCGTGTGCTTCTCCAGtctcgagtgtgtgtgcgtgtgtgcatgtgtattgTTGGTGctggaatttttgtgtgttggtgtgatgctgctgctgcttctgcttgctgccttgTAGTAggttgtgggtgggtgggaaaTAGGGGTAGGGGCAGGCATTAGGATTGCTTGTTAttatttctttgttgttttatctCTGAAAAAATAGCTTCTCCTCTCctatgtgtggtgtgtgtgcccaTACCGATTCCGTGCAtgcattaaaaacaatttgcataaaaaaaggcaacaaattgccaTCAAAAGATGTAAGACCTAATCAAAGCTAAATTGAAGGCACCTTGAGAAAAACAACTTGTTCCCCTACCCCTCCAAACATTCCTTTGAATTAAATCGTTTTGTGAGTACTTATTatgaaacgtttcctttttgttgtggaTTTCCTCTCAATTAAAGAGACACTCTCAGCGCTTTACCGTTATTGTACGATCGAAGAGAAACGAAATTGCGAAAgattgaaaaagttttgcatccgCTTACTCCTGGGAATGATAATGATTTATATGTGATGTGGGGGAGTGTGGTGGGAAAATATAACCACAACAGATGATGGTCGTGTACTATTTTCGATTTTCCGTTTCATGGACTGTTGTCGTTTGAGCGATTGCCTAATGCCCCCCAAACGAATGCATATATCTAcataatacatatacatatgtatgtatttacagttagttgtgtgtgtgtgtgtatgtaagaGTGGATTCCATCAATGTGAGGGCGACCTTGGAGAGTGAATCGGGTGTATCGTGTATAGCATTATATTTATGAGTGTCAATGACCTACACTAACATTCATTGCCCCATAGAGAAAGTTCTGAACGTCATCACTCGGTCATTGGTcatttcattaataaattCTTATCTGATCTTGCAATTTCAGATCAGCCACAGagacccacagacacacaccacccaccaccTCAACCACACACGACCACAGAGTGGTTCCTGCTGTTCTCTGAACCGCTGAAACCAAACCACCGTCGCTGCTGACTCACGTGACGCAGTCCGCCAGCTGCTACCGGGGATCGTTGCAATAAAGAGATATAAACCCCCTCTCCAGAGACCCGAACAGCCAGTAAGCCACAACAGGGGAGAGGAGTTGTATCTGCAGGAGGGTCAAGTCACAGCAAGGGCAAACGGGGGGAAATGACAATGTTTACGGGCAAGCTGCAGATCAAGGTGTGCGAGGCGAGCGGCCTGCGTCCAACAGATTTCCAGAAGCGCCACTACCTAACATTCGGCAAACTAGCCGATGAGCAGCTCATTGATCCCTACGTCTCGATAGATGTCGACGAGAGTCACTTTGGTGAGTTAAAGCCAACAAATACCCCTGGGAATACCTTAGTAATCCTCTTTCCATTCCTAGATCGATCCACCACACGCCCAAAGACATTCGATCCTGTCTGGAATGAGCAGTTCGTGCACGATGTTAACAATGCCAAGAACATCAACTTGACCGTCTTTCACGATGCGGCCCTGCCGCCGGATGATTTTGTGGCCAATTGTATTATATCGTTCGAAGATCTTATGCAGAGCGAGACAGGCGCTCCAGATCTATGGGTAAGTCTACAAAGAATCCTTTTTAAATGCATCTTTCTAACATATTTCCCTGTTTGCAGGTCAACCTGGAGCCACAGGGGAAGATCCATATCATCATTGAGCTGAAGAAATGCAATGGTGGGTGCTCAAAAGTCCAGCAAGTCATGAGTCCAAGCCTTTAtcctttttgttctgtttgtttagATCAAGCCAAAGCTGAGGCCGAGGTGGAACGCACTGTGGCCGTCAATAAGGAGTTCAAAGAGCGCGCTGGCTTCAATCGCCGTCGTGGAGCCATGCGACGACGCGTGCACCAGGTGAGTCCAACCCACAACATACCCTGGAATGCCACAGCTAACTGACCCTTTTGCGCATCTCATGCTATTCCAGGTGAATGGTCACAAGTtcatggcaacatttttgcgtCAACCCACCTATTGTTCGCATTGTCGGCAGTTTATCTGGTAAGTGAAGCGCTCCGTTCCGGCCTTGGCCGCCGGCATACATAAATCGTACAATATTCGTAAACGTACTCACCGTACTCGGCCGCACCGGGCTGAACATCTACCGTACCATTATTCTTAAGTTGTATTTGCAGTgattaatatttacataaacatGCATTTAGTTTCGggatttgttttgatttatcCACACacctccactctctctctctctctctctctattatCATCGCTCTGAAACTAtttatgatttgatttgaatcgatTTGAGTTGATCTTTCTTATTTCTATGTTCTTAATGTATCATCTCCTCATCACTCGGGTAATgcagaatttatttttgattttctattAGCTATTTATTGTTTCCATTGATATTATTAACCCTGGTTTCTATTCAAGTGGCTTGGGTCTCATTTTAAAAGCTGCTTTTTGTGGGGTCAGGAACAATTCATGAATCAACAGCTCAtgcttgattttcttttgggtttccACTGGCGGtttcttcattcattcaaacacacacaccacatcACATCagaacacaccacacaaaccacaccacacacaaaaacttcaTTCAgttaccaaaaaaatatatatacatacaatagcCATGGAATTTCTTGCCTTTTTGCAGGGGAATTGGTAAACAAGGCTATCAATGTCAAGGTATGTGTTTTGCTTCGAAACTAAACGGAACCAGAGCCGACGGGTCCTCCTGGGTGCCCTGGTGCTTTGGAGCTCTCTAGGAGTGGAGAGCCAGCTCCTCCGCTCCCCCCATTATCCATAtcacttttgcatttgcttgttACGTTCGTTATTCGTTGTTCGTTACTCATTTTATTcgttgtttgctgttgtcgttgttgtcgttgtccatgttgttgtcgttttgtcgttgttgctgttgatgctgttgctgctattcGATTGAAGGAACAATAGCATCTGGATATTGTTCGTCTAGCTGCATTATTACCTTATGTACCActattgttttcgttttttttttttgccttgtGAAACAAAAGGTATAAATGCTTTTATTGattggatgtggatgtggatgtcgaGATGTGCCCTGCACTACCCTGCCAAGTGTGTTTAGCATTGTCCAGAGTGGACTCTGCCATTGATGCACCATCGGTTCACCTGCTATCcactctctctcattctcactctctctctttggacTGTTTGGTATCCCGGCACTGTTGCTGTCCACTCTGCACCACTACTACTAATCGATTGGGTTGCCATCACATTGCATTGTCCTTCATTTAGTCAAGAGAGAATGAACTGAACGTCGTGCTATActaatttgtgtgtctgtcggGGCAAAAAGTCCGTTGTAATTGTAAACCATAAGGAAGTTTTATAAAACCCATGCACTGTACCCTGGACTACATTTATATTATTCCGGGGGATTTATTAGGTTTTTCATAGAAGACAAGTTATATTTTATTAGCTTCAAAATCTCCAAGTTTGTCtgtgtatttgttgtattccAATCTACATAACCTTTTTTTATGATTGCATGCCTTAAATAAGTAGAAAACGATCTATCTTGAATCCAAATTTCAGTTGGGTAAACTTTTTTATGCTAGCTAACTTTCGTTGGGAGTTTTCGATAGATATTCAAAGCTTCGGGCCCACCGAAGTAGCCACTATTCTTacacttttcatttattgCTATCAAAACAAAGTCTTGGAAAATTGTATTCTGCCCGAAGCATCTGAATGTTGTGattaaaaaaacttttgtgTACACCTCAACGAACACTAATTggcggcacaggcacaggcacagagcaCTCAAAACTCAACTAAAACCTCACCtgagcaacacacacacacaacatgtGAATAATCCAATTGTGCACCAAAGAAATCTCAAAGATTTCGACTAATTATTCGTATTTTATGCCCTCTCAATGTTGTTATTCGATGAGAGAACCCAAAGTTCCCATTGAATGCCATCAATGAGAGTTATTGTGTCTAACCCTGAATGTTTCAATGAGCTTGAGTAAACGATATGATATCCTgtaaatatacaacaaaacatttaatcGTATGTCTAGAGTCTAGAGTTTGCTCCATAAGCTGCAATCTGCAATGCACTCAGTCATGCTCTGCCCAGTTTGCCCTGTTTCGAGTGAAGATATTAATgataaattgttgtttttggtctctctctctctctcccctcatCAATTGCAGTCTGCACCTTAGTTGTACATAAAAAATGTCATCTGTCCGTGGTGTCCAAGTGTCCGGGCATGCGAGACGAGGTAAGCAACTCGATACTCTTAACCTATGTGTGCTCAGATCAAAGGTAACCCTTCCTTTTCCAACTCCAATTACTCTTGTCTAGCAGCAGACCAAAGTGGAGGTGGTGCCTGCCGGCCAGAGATTCAACGTCAATGTGCCCCACCGGTTTGTGGTGCACAGCTACAAGCGGTTCACCTTCTGCGACCACTGCGGCTCGCTGCTGTACGGACTCATCAAGCAGGGACTGCAGTGCGAGACCTGCTGCATGAATGTGCACAAGCGCTGCCAAAAGAACGTGGCCAACACGTGCGGCATCAACACCAAGCAGATGGCCGAGATCCTCAGCTCGCTCGGCATCTCGCCGGACAAGCAGGGCCAGCAGCCGCGCCGCTCCAAGTACTTGAATCAGCAGGGTGGCGAGGATAACTATGGCGCCTCGCTGGGTGGAGACGGGGACAATGTGCCCGGTGCATCGTTCCGCAGTGGCACAATGTCGGCCGACAGCCTGGCCACCTCCACGAGCACGCTGACCAGCGggtacaacagcagcagctgcatgagCCTGGCCGTGGGCGGAGCCACCGGGGACACACGCCCCGGCAAGTGCTCGCTGCTGGACTTTAACTTCATCAAGGTGCTGGGCAAGGGCTCGTTCGGCAAGGTGATGCTCGCCGAGAAGAAGGGCACCGACGAGATCTATGCCATCAAGGTGCTGAAGAAGGATGCCATCATCCAGGACGACGACGTGGACTGCACCATGACGGAGAAGCGCATCCTGGCGTTGGCCGCCAACCATCCCTTCCTGACTGCGTTACATTCCTGTTTTCAGACACCGGACCGCCTGTTCTTCGTGATGGAGTACGTGAATGGCGGCGACTTGATGTTCCAGATACAGAAGGCGCGTCGCTTTGAGGCGGCCCGTGCCGCCTTCTATGCGGCGGAGGTGACATTGGCGCTACAATTCCTTCACACCCACGGTGTCATCTATCGCGATCTGAAGCTGGACAACATTCTGCTCGATCAGGAGGGGCACTGCAAGCTGGCCGACTTTGGCATGTGCAAGGAGGGCATCATGAACGGCATGCTAACCACAACATTCTGTGGCACACCCGACTACATTGCCCCGGAGATACTCAAGGAGCAGGAGTATGGCGCATCCGTGGATTGGTGGGCGCTCGGCGTGCTCATGTACGAGATGATGGCCGGCCAGCCGCCGTTCGAGGCTGACAATGAGGACGAGCTCTTCGACTCGATCATGCACGACGATGTCCTCTATCCCGTTTGGCTGTCCCGCGAAGCCGTTTCCATATTAAAGGGTAAGTTTCAACCGCTTTCTTCTCATCTTTTGCTAATGTAGCCACTCTTTCCGTGCAGGTTTTCTCACCAAGAATCCGGAGCAGCGTCTGGGCTGCACTGGCGATGAGAACGAGATACGCAAGCATCCATTTTTCAGTAAGCTCGACTggaaggagctggagaagcgcAACATAAAGCCACCATTCCGACCAAAAATGGTAAGCATTGAGAGATTTATACTGCATTCATACAGGTTGGCTAATCTTTTGTTTATCTGCAGAAAAATCCACGCGATGCCAACAATTTCGATGCGGAGTTCACCAAGGAGGATCCGGTGCTGACACCCATCGGAAACGATGTCATACGCTGCATCAATCAGGATGAGTTCGCTGGCTTCTCGTTTGTCAATCCAAAGTTCGGACCAGAGCGCAAAGTCTACTAGGGCCCAACGATCATTGTTCATTTTCCCCTTCACTTTTGGAGGCATCGCATACGATCTGATCCGCCGAAACAACAATACCCTGACACACCCTAGGGACCGGGCCCGGGCCGCATAGATCAGTCAGTGAGTTAGTGTTTTAAATTGGGTGGACATACAGATCGATCTGTGCCGTCATCTAGCATCAATCAAGCAACTGTCATCTGTGTCATCTACCATGTAGCATCTAGCGTCTAGCGTATTCCTCTAGCGTATATCCCTAGCACGAGCAAACTATTCGTATTGTTTCGCTTCATTGTTGTCTGTTTTCCAGTTGTAGTCGTTGTCCTTATTTCGCTCTAAATCCTAGGTTCGAATCAGAGAAGTGAAACATTGCAAGTACCCAGTCACCCAGCCATAGCCATCTACACAACCAAGAACCAGTGCCAAAGCTTAGCTGCTTTAGCTGCTGCCCAACTTGAATTTGAATGATGGCAGTGAGAACCAAGAAATTGTTAAGTTTAACCGCAGATTCctcttccgtttccgcttccgctttaAGCTTCAAGCTGCAGCTACACTTGGATGGAGCCTGTCTCCGCCGCTTagagaattttaatttatttattgtatttgtactTTATTGAAGTTATGTTGTTTTGCCATGCCAATCCACCGCCTCGCCCCGCACCCGAACCCATCTAGTCAATGCCCAATGTGGGCAGCAATTGTGGCTCAAAAAGTGCAATTTTGTTATTAgttatttattgattaattGATTGTTTAACGTGCCGAATCTCAAGTTTCGCACTTAAAGGCAGGCATAAAGACGGGCAGACAGCGTCCAAGCTTAGCTCTTGCTCCAAGCGAATCTCAAGGGAACctctgaaaaaaaataaaacaaaatgccacATGCCGTctataaaacaaatacaccCCAATCCAATCACCCCCCAAAAAgcataaacacaaatttaatttcaatttgtttttatatgtatttaaatgaaatctTGCACAACTTCCTTCTCAAG from Drosophila subobscura isolate 14011-0131.10 chromosome O, UCBerk_Dsub_1.0, whole genome shotgun sequence encodes:
- the LOC117896888 gene encoding probable cleavage and polyadenylation specificity factor subunit 2 isoform X1; amino-acid sequence: MTSIIKLHTISGAMDESPPCYILQIDDVRILLDCGWDEKFDPNFIKELKRQVHTLDAVLLSHPDAYHLGALPYLVGKLGLNCPIYATIPVFKMGQMFMYDLYMSHFNMGDFDLFSLDDVDTAFEKITQLKYNQTVSLKGKGYGISITPLNAGHMIGGTIWKIVKVGEEDIVYATDFNHKKERHLSGCELDRLQRPSLLITDAYNAQYQQARRRARDEKLMTNILQTVRNNGNVLIAADTAGRMLELAHMLDQLWKNKESGLMAYSLALLNNVSYNVVEFAKSQIEWMSDKLTKAFEGARNNPFQFKHIQLCHTLADVYKLPAGPKVVLASTPDLESGFTRDLFIQWASNANNSIILTTRTSPGTLAMDLVENYAPGRQIELDVRRRVDLEGAELEEYLRTQGEKINPLIAKPEPEEESSSESEDDIEMSVITGKHDIVVRPEGRHHSGFFKSNKRHHVMFPYHEEKIKYDEYGEIINLEDYRIADMNNTEFPPEEPNKENVKKEEPGTGIEQPANGDMDTDVQLLEKPTKLINQRKMIEVNAQIQRIDFEGRSDGESMLKILSQLRPRRVIVVHGTEEGTQVVAKHCEQNVGARVFTPQKGEIIDVTTEIHIYQVRLTEGLVSQLQFQKGKDAEVAWVDGRLGMRLKAIDAPPTAMEVTVEQDAAMQEGKTLTLETLEEDEIPVHNSVLINELKLSDFKQILLRNNINSEFSGGVLWCTNGTLALRRVDAGKVAMEGCLSEEYYKIRELLYEQYAIV
- the LOC117896888 gene encoding probable cleavage and polyadenylation specificity factor subunit 2 isoform X2, with translation MTSIIKLHTISGAMDESPPCYILQIDDVRILLDCGWDEKFDPNFIKELKRQVHTLDAVLLSHPDAYHLGALPYLVGKLGLNCPIYATIPVFKMGQMFMYDLYMSHFNMGDFDLFSLDDVDTAFEKITQLKYNQTVSLKGKGYGISITPLNAGHMIGGTIWKIVKVGEEDIVYATDFNHKKERHLSGCELDRLQRPSLLITDAYNAQYQQARRRARDEKLMTNILQTVRNNGNVLIAADTAGRMLELAHMLDQLWKNKESGLMAYSLALLNNVSYNVVEFAKSQIEWMSDKLTKAFEGARNNPFQFKHIQLCHTLADVYKLPAGPKVVLASTPDLESGFTRDLFIQWASNANNSIILTTRTSPGTLAMDLVENYAPGRQIELDVRRRVDLEGAELEEYLRTQGEKINPLIAKPEPEEESKPDEMRDTILTIIIC
- the LOC117896891 gene encoding pre-mRNA-splicing factor Slu7; this encodes MSSGIVRTPVSQIINNKADQDAEEEPKKKSREDWRKAKELEEARKAGTAPAAVDEEGRDINPHIPQYISNAPWYYGTQGPTLKHQRPQHEDEQGQLDKRAPKGLDTTKIVTKFRKGACENCGAMSHKRKDCLERPRKVQARYAESIVVHDEHIVSEASINYDEKRDRWSSYDPANHREIVEEYEKVEEAKRQLKAEKLKNDPDAEISDEEGNEDKYVDEVDMPGTKVDSKQRITVRNLRIREDTAKYLRNLDPNSAYYDPKTRSMRDNPNPATPAEEAEFAGENFVRFSGDTTAQATAQLFAWEAHGKGVDVHLLAEPTKLELLQKEYEQKKEQFKSSTKTHIVEKYGGEEHLKVPPKSLLLAQTEEYIEYSRSGKVIKGVEKPKARSIYEEDVYINNHTTVWGSFWNAGRWGYKCCKSFIKNSYCVGMQEPEGYSDHQQQANSSAPAEPVETSAEVETRIQEDEPPEKVASEAESAPSSESSSEEEEPDVREKKKSKKKSKKREKRKKAKEQRKRKEAKEKEAKEKAAATEKKMQEDLDDRKRPYNSMYDVKAPTEDEIEEWKRKRPRDEDPMAQFL